The Sulfolobus acidocaldarius DSM 639 genome has a window encoding:
- a CDS encoding 5-methyltetrahydropteroyltriglutamate--homocysteine methyltransferase yields the protein MKFYTALVGSYPKPVKIAKVISRLKSGKIEKSKAYEELMKFEKRILEEVKEYELDYTTDGMVGWDDIADLTTSFLEGVEKGALERFFDNNFYYRKIVINQKLGYKSQNDYVQYFKQVKEISKDLKSKIKIVILGPLTFLQLAENNYYDDVGNIIDDYAKSTNSLLRDLIDYYDVVEVHEPSLFQKGIKGALLQSSQQVYEKLFNGINKEKHVLTYFDIRFDRIQYLLNLPADYFGFDVTEQNKTKLGRLYGYMKDMNVYLGVIDSRNTKMDKISTIRRIIEKVHEKGAKSLIIGNSSFNDFIPEIVVRRKLKLLQKTKRLVANV from the coding sequence ATGAAATTTTATACAGCATTAGTAGGAAGCTACCCTAAACCTGTAAAGATAGCTAAGGTAATATCTAGGCTCAAAAGTGGCAAGATAGAGAAAAGTAAGGCATATGAGGAGCTAATGAAGTTTGAAAAAAGAATTTTAGAAGAGGTAAAGGAATACGAGCTAGATTATACTACAGACGGTATGGTAGGATGGGATGATATTGCTGATCTCACAACATCTTTTCTAGAGGGTGTAGAAAAAGGCGCTTTAGAGAGGTTTTTCGATAATAATTTCTACTATAGAAAGATTGTGATAAATCAAAAGTTAGGTTATAAATCTCAAAATGACTATGTACAGTATTTTAAGCAAGTAAAAGAAATTTCTAAGGATCTAAAGTCAAAAATTAAAATAGTAATATTAGGTCCATTAACTTTCCTACAGCTGGCTGAAAACAATTATTATGACGATGTCGGAAACATAATTGACGATTACGCTAAAAGCACTAATAGCTTATTGAGAGACTTAATTGACTATTACGATGTTGTAGAGGTTCATGAACCTTCATTGTTTCAGAAAGGGATTAAAGGAGCATTACTTCAAAGTTCTCAACAAGTATATGAAAAACTGTTTAATGGAATTAATAAGGAGAAACACGTTTTAACATATTTTGATATTAGGTTTGATAGAATTCAGTATTTACTAAACTTGCCCGCTGATTATTTTGGATTTGATGTAACAGAACAGAACAAGACTAAACTTGGAAGATTATACGGTTATATGAAAGATATGAATGTCTATCTAGGAGTAATAGACTCAAGAAATACTAAAATGGATAAAATATCTACCATTAGAAGGATAATTGAAAAAGTTCATGAGAAAGGTGCTAAAAGTTTGATTATTGGTAATTCGAGTTTCAATGATTTCATACCTGAGATTGTGGTGAGGAGAAAGCTTAAATTACTTCAAAAAACTAAGAGGTTGGTCGCAAATGTCTGA
- a CDS encoding 30S ribosomal protein S15, giving the protein MNKKRAKGNSHSIRPVRSGPPKWVRFTREEVELLVEELAKRGYPPSMIGMVLRDQYGVPLVKQITGRKLTAILQDRNMKPKIPEDLFNLMRRAVNIRRHLFEYPKDKSAKRGLEEVESKIRRLASYYKETGKLPQEWSYDPAKAELLVTGSLY; this is encoded by the coding sequence TTGAATAAGAAGAGGGCAAAGGGAAACTCACACTCAATAAGACCTGTTAGGAGCGGACCTCCTAAGTGGGTGAGGTTCACAAGAGAGGAGGTAGAGCTATTAGTAGAGGAGTTAGCAAAGAGAGGTTATCCACCTAGCATGATAGGAATGGTGTTGAGAGATCAGTATGGCGTACCTTTGGTAAAACAAATAACAGGGAGGAAGCTTACGGCAATTCTTCAGGATAGGAATATGAAGCCGAAGATACCTGAAGATCTATTTAATCTTATGAGAAGGGCAGTAAACATTAGACGTCACTTATTTGAATACCCTAAGGATAAAAGTGCTAAACGTGGATTGGAGGAAGTCGAATCCAAGATAAGAAGATTAGCAAGTTATTACAAAGAAACAGGCAAGTTACCACAAGAGTGGAGTTACGATCCAGCCAAAGCCGAACTATTGGTAACTGGTTCCCTCTACTGA
- a CDS encoding 30S ribosomal protein S6e, translated as MPDFKIVVSDPKTKEDKKEKLKVKVSDKVKSNQGEKEGKAIPLARINDKIKQALNLDDFLTLEITKQEGDKKVKIKGHFKIEVDNTVPDGEVWISKSMAEKFGAEEFEALAYRTRAFQLSLDQSKLPNLVGTKIGDVIDINVSGVNLKLKITGGSDNSGFSMRFDVGGGAKRKILVSGPPGYYPKEDGLRRKRTVRGNMITPEIVQINTIMIR; from the coding sequence TTGCCTGACTTTAAGATTGTGGTATCTGATCCCAAAACGAAAGAGGATAAGAAGGAAAAACTAAAAGTGAAAGTTTCCGATAAGGTTAAATCAAATCAGGGTGAGAAAGAAGGAAAAGCCATACCTTTGGCGAGAATTAATGATAAAATCAAACAGGCTTTAAACTTAGATGATTTTCTGACGCTGGAAATAACTAAGCAAGAAGGAGATAAAAAAGTAAAGATTAAAGGTCATTTTAAGATAGAAGTAGATAACACAGTGCCTGACGGAGAAGTGTGGATATCAAAATCTATGGCAGAAAAATTTGGTGCTGAAGAGTTTGAGGCTTTGGCATATAGGACTAGAGCCTTTCAATTATCTTTAGATCAGTCTAAATTACCTAATTTGGTTGGAACCAAAATCGGTGATGTTATAGATATTAATGTATCAGGTGTTAATCTTAAATTAAAGATAACCGGAGGTTCCGATAACTCAGGCTTCTCTATGAGATTTGACGTAGGAGGCGGAGCCAAGAGAAAAATACTAGTTAGTGGTCCACCAGGCTATTATCCCAAAGAAGATGGATTAAGGAGAAAGAGAACTGTCAGGGGAAATATGATAACTCCTGAAATAGTTCAAATTAATACTATAATGATTAGGTGA
- the ribH gene encoding 6,7-dimethyl-8-ribityllumazine synthase, with the protein MQDQSKINLGIVVSEFNYDITSLMLQRALSHAEFLGVTVKVVVKVPGSYDMAVIVKELLKRDEIDGVVTLGAVIKGETKHDEIVATQTARKLMDLSVEYGKPVTLGIIGHGVTHEQAVERIEEYSMRAVESAVKLIKRLKKLREIDLTKETNVSIE; encoded by the coding sequence ATGCAGGACCAATCGAAGATTAATTTAGGTATAGTAGTAAGTGAATTTAATTACGATATAACATCTTTAATGTTGCAGAGAGCCTTATCTCATGCAGAGTTTCTTGGAGTTACAGTGAAAGTCGTAGTGAAAGTTCCTGGAAGCTACGATATGGCTGTAATAGTTAAAGAACTACTAAAGAGAGATGAAATAGACGGAGTAGTAACTTTAGGAGCTGTAATTAAGGGTGAAACTAAACACGATGAAATAGTTGCAACGCAGACTGCAAGAAAACTAATGGATTTATCGGTAGAATATGGTAAACCTGTCACTTTAGGAATAATAGGTCATGGAGTTACCCATGAGCAGGCTGTTGAAAGAATAGAAGAATACTCCATGAGGGCAGTAGAAAGTGCTGTTAAATTAATTAAAAGATTAAAAAAACTAAGAGAAATAGACCTTACAAAGGAAACTAACGTGAGCATAGAATGA
- a CDS encoding DNA polymerase sliding clamp has product MIKAIYGSAKDFYDIIQGVSNVTDSITLYFTEEEVMSRYLTEDKTLMVLLKISKEYMEEYIIEKPLGIKIQLNELKKVLNKAKSKSAVINIEETDAGMKITVRDEKTGLKSSIYLKGEKITNIENVVEPKVGLTISFTCSGNIIKNVVDEASSISEQIQIEGDDNQIIFSTEESGRGYKAYLVMDKPLKGLEIQSSGKSTYGVEVLKTALKASAFSENLTVRFGNNIPMKIEAPVQSGGQLIFWIAPRLS; this is encoded by the coding sequence ATGATTAAAGCAATATATGGTAGTGCTAAAGATTTTTATGATATTATTCAAGGCGTATCTAATGTAACAGATTCTATAACTTTATACTTTACCGAAGAGGAAGTAATGTCAAGATACTTAACTGAAGATAAAACATTGATGGTTTTACTCAAAATATCCAAGGAGTACATGGAAGAATATATTATAGAAAAACCACTGGGGATAAAAATACAATTAAATGAATTGAAGAAAGTTCTTAATAAAGCTAAGAGTAAGAGCGCAGTAATAAATATAGAAGAGACAGATGCTGGGATGAAGATAACAGTAAGAGATGAAAAAACTGGACTTAAGAGTTCTATTTACCTCAAGGGCGAGAAAATAACCAATATAGAAAATGTGGTTGAACCAAAAGTTGGCTTAACTATATCTTTCACTTGCAGTGGAAATATAATAAAAAATGTTGTGGACGAAGCCAGTAGTATAAGTGAGCAGATTCAGATTGAAGGTGATGATAACCAAATAATCTTTAGCACAGAAGAGAGTGGAAGAGGGTACAAAGCTTATTTGGTGATGGATAAGCCTCTAAAGGGGCTTGAAATACAATCAAGTGGAAAGTCAACATATGGCGTTGAAGTACTAAAAACTGCACTTAAGGCTTCTGCATTCTCTGAAAACTTAACAGTTAGATTTGGAAATAATATTCCGATGAAAATAGAAGCTCCAGTACAGTCTGGTGGTCAGCTTATATTCTGGATAGCACCCAGATTATCGTAG
- a CDS encoding 3,4-dihydroxy-2-butanone-4-phosphate synthase, translating to MLDKITLRRHLEQGLPILIYDFDGREEETDMVFYGEKVTWKVINTLRTQAGGLICYVTSKDIGQQIGITFISEIIKSNYPKLYKRPKYGDEPAFSLWVNHIDTKTGISDEDRAKTIRELHAVVELVENNNIDEAIQKFYNEFYSPGHVPILLSRGLSTRKGHTELTMALFSYLGLKKSAIIAEMLDNNISLSKDKSLIYSRNNGFPLIDGKEIIKEVVGL from the coding sequence ATGCTGGACAAGATCACTTTAAGGAGGCATTTAGAGCAAGGTCTTCCAATTTTAATATATGATTTTGATGGTAGAGAAGAGGAAACAGATATGGTTTTCTACGGGGAGAAAGTGACATGGAAAGTAATTAATACTCTAAGGACACAGGCAGGCGGATTAATATGTTATGTCACCAGCAAGGATATAGGACAACAGATTGGCATTACTTTTATCTCCGAAATAATAAAAAGTAATTACCCAAAACTTTATAAAAGACCAAAATATGGGGATGAGCCAGCATTCTCGCTATGGGTAAACCACATCGATACAAAGACAGGAATAAGTGATGAAGATAGGGCTAAAACTATAAGAGAATTACATGCAGTCGTAGAATTAGTTGAGAATAATAACATAGATGAAGCTATTCAAAAATTCTACAATGAATTTTATTCGCCAGGTCATGTACCAATTTTACTTTCTAGGGGTTTATCGACAAGAAAAGGACATACTGAACTAACAATGGCTTTATTCAGTTATTTAGGATTAAAGAAAAGCGCTATAATAGCAGAGATGCTAGATAACAATATAAGTTTATCAAAAGACAAATCGCTTATTTATTCTCGAAATAATGGGTTTCCTCTGATAGATGGAAAAGAGATTATTAAGGAGGTGGTAGGACTATGA
- a CDS encoding DUF2208 domain-containing protein, whose product MSNQNQPYNPYNWKMILLSQTSIVIISFVLSLYSQYFLPVYIAYLIIYFIIMTTIMARSNPMLSERKYLSEIVNARTILEEKKAGELIQNDEEYIKKFQAITSANLKSFGIMFVYLIVILIFYNFVVLRYVSSVTQIQKLIVFLVYSEALFLFGMFVNRRIMRVQMMEVMAPFTYKITEKGIVSTDRSAVFLHSRHLVNASIVENRDKKYVEISPTTLKLPYKLRLYSNDIDRILDAINRVKRLELKRQQSSSS is encoded by the coding sequence ATGTCTAATCAAAATCAGCCTTACAATCCATACAACTGGAAAATGATTTTGCTATCACAAACTTCTATAGTTATAATATCTTTCGTACTATCTCTTTATTCGCAGTATTTCTTGCCAGTGTATATTGCATATTTGATAATTTACTTCATAATAATGACTACTATAATGGCTAGAAGTAATCCTATGCTATCTGAGAGGAAATACCTTTCAGAGATAGTTAATGCACGAACTATACTTGAAGAGAAAAAGGCTGGTGAGTTAATACAAAATGATGAGGAGTATATTAAAAAGTTCCAAGCAATAACCAGTGCTAATCTAAAATCATTTGGAATAATGTTTGTTTACTTGATAGTCATACTAATATTCTATAATTTTGTGGTTCTCAGATATGTTAGTAGCGTGACTCAGATACAAAAATTGATAGTATTCCTAGTCTATTCAGAAGCATTATTCCTATTTGGTATGTTTGTTAACAGAAGAATAATGAGGGTTCAAATGATGGAAGTAATGGCACCATTTACATACAAGATAACTGAAAAAGGGATAGTTTCAACTGATAGAAGTGCAGTATTTTTGCACTCTAGACATCTCGTAAACGCATCTATAGTAGAGAACAGGGATAAGAAGTACGTTGAAATATCTCCTACTACTCTAAAACTTCCATATAAATTAAGACTATATAGTAATGATATAGATAGGATATTAGACGCAATAAACAGAGTAAAGAGATTAGAGTTAAAAAGACAGCAATCTTCTAGTTCTTGA
- a CDS encoding cobyrinate a,c-diamide synthase translates to MRFPRIIISSDRSNSGKTLVTAGLIKVLSKRYKVRGYKVGPDFIDPMYHKIASGHPVINLDLWLMGESGVYSSLAKYGKHFDLGIIEGVMGLYDGLYEDYSTYKLSELTHTPLILVINCSNLSSTVGAIVKGLREYRNANVRGVIFNYIASEKHLDYCKKSIPENVEVLGYLPIDKSLSVPSRHLGLYTTEDFKNAKDVINATANLIEMNVDVDKIVEIAEEANELQESNEIEERNVVGKAYVAYDSAFSFYYDENIDILKKRYDVEFFSPLNNDAPADQPSFIYIGGGYPELHLEELENSTKTKDWIKRNVEKGVKLLAECGGFMFLSNEIINEKSYRMIGLYDIQIKAKDKLTIGYTELETEKDNLLSSKGESIRGHEFHVSKAVSVGDVNFAFKNKHGKGIWNGKDGVYVENSLGSYSHFHFSRTRRLLSF, encoded by the coding sequence ATGAGGTTTCCCCGTATTATTATTTCCTCTGATAGAAGTAACTCAGGTAAAACGTTAGTTACAGCCGGGCTAATCAAAGTACTATCGAAGAGATATAAGGTAAGAGGATATAAAGTAGGTCCAGATTTTATCGACCCTATGTATCATAAAATAGCTAGTGGACATCCAGTGATAAACCTTGATTTATGGTTAATGGGAGAATCAGGGGTATATTCGAGTCTTGCAAAATATGGTAAGCACTTTGACTTGGGAATCATAGAAGGAGTGATGGGTCTTTATGACGGATTATACGAAGATTATAGTACATATAAATTGTCTGAATTGACTCATACACCTCTGATCCTTGTGATCAACTGTAGCAATCTATCTTCTACAGTTGGTGCTATAGTTAAAGGATTGAGAGAATACAGAAACGCTAACGTGAGAGGTGTAATATTCAACTACATTGCGTCTGAGAAACATCTAGATTACTGCAAAAAATCGATACCTGAAAACGTTGAAGTACTTGGGTATCTCCCTATAGATAAGAGTCTTTCTGTACCCAGTAGACATCTAGGTCTTTATACAACTGAGGATTTTAAGAACGCAAAGGATGTCATTAATGCAACAGCTAACTTGATTGAAATGAATGTAGATGTTGACAAAATAGTGGAAATTGCAGAGGAAGCAAATGAACTACAGGAGTCAAATGAAATTGAGGAACGAAATGTAGTAGGTAAGGCTTATGTGGCATATGATTCAGCGTTTTCGTTTTATTACGACGAGAATATAGATATTTTAAAAAAGAGGTATGACGTGGAATTCTTTAGCCCACTTAATAATGATGCCCCAGCTGACCAACCATCCTTTATTTACATAGGTGGTGGATATCCAGAGTTACATTTAGAGGAACTCGAAAATTCTACTAAAACTAAAGATTGGATAAAGAGAAACGTGGAGAAAGGAGTAAAGCTTTTAGCGGAATGTGGTGGATTCATGTTTTTGTCGAACGAAATAATAAATGAAAAAAGTTACAGAATGATAGGACTATACGATATACAGATAAAGGCAAAGGATAAACTCACTATTGGCTATACCGAACTTGAGACGGAAAAGGATAACTTACTTTCCAGCAAAGGAGAAAGTATAAGAGGACATGAATTTCACGTGTCAAAAGCTGTAAGTGTTGGGGATGTAAATTTTGCCTTCAAAAATAAACACGGAAAGGGTATATGGAATGGAAAAGATGGAGTTTACGTGGAGAATAGTTTAGGATCTTACTCACACTTTCACTTTTCAAGAACTAGAAGATTGCTGTCTTTTTAA
- a CDS encoding methionine synthase, translating into MSDEITILPTTVIGSYPRPKWLRETIRLHRAGKVNQEDLEEAFNDAVVTVVRDHQEAGIDVPTDGEMRRDEMVEFFAERLSGFKFYGHVRVWGDHYYRKPSVTGKIKYNNPMLLDEVNFAKSVSYTQNLKVTITGPYTISEWSYNEYYKTQRDMAFDLAKVINQEIKNLVDIGIKVIQVDEPAIHTRKEDVEWAIDSINESIKGVNVKVVLHVCYGEYSYLEPHLDKLKVDQINLALKNYNYTPVKLFKKWDREIGVGVIDVHNRKIESVEEVAEDLRKLLEYFKPEMVWVNPDCGLKLLPRKIALQKLINMVKGTLIVREELKKKGYTNTTLKPLINR; encoded by the coding sequence ATGTCTGATGAAATCACTATTTTACCTACCACAGTTATTGGAAGTTATCCTAGACCAAAGTGGCTAAGGGAAACTATCAGACTACACAGAGCTGGAAAAGTTAACCAGGAGGATCTTGAGGAAGCATTTAATGATGCAGTTGTAACAGTAGTTAGGGATCATCAAGAGGCAGGGATTGATGTTCCAACTGATGGTGAAATGAGAAGAGACGAAATGGTGGAGTTTTTTGCAGAGAGACTGTCAGGATTTAAATTTTATGGTCACGTTAGAGTTTGGGGAGATCATTATTATAGGAAACCTTCAGTTACTGGAAAAATAAAGTACAACAATCCTATGCTTTTAGATGAAGTAAACTTTGCTAAAAGCGTATCTTATACCCAGAATCTTAAAGTAACAATTACTGGACCATATACCATTTCAGAATGGTCTTATAACGAGTATTATAAAACTCAGAGGGACATGGCTTTCGACCTCGCTAAGGTTATAAATCAAGAAATAAAGAACTTAGTTGATATAGGAATAAAGGTTATTCAAGTCGATGAGCCTGCTATACATACGAGAAAAGAAGATGTTGAATGGGCTATTGATTCAATAAATGAGTCTATTAAAGGTGTAAATGTTAAAGTAGTCTTACATGTATGCTATGGTGAGTATTCGTATTTAGAACCCCACTTGGACAAATTGAAGGTTGATCAAATTAATCTTGCCCTAAAGAACTATAATTATACACCTGTGAAATTATTTAAGAAATGGGATAGGGAGATCGGAGTAGGAGTAATAGATGTCCACAACAGGAAAATCGAAAGTGTGGAAGAAGTAGCTGAAGATCTGAGAAAATTACTCGAGTATTTTAAACCTGAAATGGTATGGGTAAATCCTGATTGTGGTTTAAAGTTACTTCCAAGAAAAATAGCTCTCCAGAAACTTATTAATATGGTAAAAGGTACGCTGATTGTAAGAGAAGAACTTAAAAAGAAAGGTTACACAAATACTACACTCAAGCCATTAATTAATAGGTGA
- a CDS encoding GTP cyclohydrolase IIa, which produces MKTIILDLVGYKEWTESLGCDREWRIQAFQHYFASILYSKLADVNAFPIPIRYDSYIILVDGVKEKEVLHVIREVSEKYSPTKMQICKGYGETIYESIFNCVDTLEDKPDDKIVVAHYDINGITRLDKRTAMQEIEELKANVFSLSEKVGGIAYYFGGDNVGLFASKKDLDSMLTIANLNDNVKTGIGIAENPRKALMKATTALEYVRKNREIKWKILE; this is translated from the coding sequence ATGAAAACTATAATATTAGATTTAGTGGGATATAAGGAATGGACAGAAAGTCTGGGATGCGATAGGGAATGGAGAATACAAGCTTTTCAGCATTATTTTGCATCCATTCTATACAGTAAATTAGCTGACGTTAATGCTTTCCCCATACCAATTAGATATGACTCTTACATTATATTAGTTGATGGCGTAAAAGAGAAAGAAGTGCTTCATGTAATTAGAGAAGTAAGTGAAAAATATTCACCAACGAAAATGCAAATTTGTAAAGGATATGGTGAAACAATCTATGAATCAATATTCAATTGCGTAGATACATTAGAGGATAAGCCTGATGATAAAATAGTTGTAGCACATTATGATATCAATGGTATAACAAGATTAGATAAAAGAACAGCTATGCAAGAAATTGAAGAACTAAAAGCTAATGTGTTTTCCTTGTCGGAAAAAGTTGGCGGAATAGCTTATTATTTTGGTGGAGATAATGTAGGTCTCTTTGCCAGCAAGAAAGATTTAGATTCAATGCTTACTATTGCTAATTTAAATGATAACGTGAAGACTGGAATTGGAATAGCAGAGAATCCCAGAAAAGCCTTAATGAAAGCAACTACTGCATTGGAATACGTAAGAAAAAATAGGGAAATAAAATGGAAAATTTTAGAATAA
- a CDS encoding CbiX/SirB N-terminal domain-containing protein, which yields MIGLLLVLHGSKIKEWQEIVINYAEELKRHFPLVEYGFIEINEPKIDEAAKKLVERGADTIVVVPLLFAAGMHFKRDIPNQLKETSNKAKIIIAEPIGFDKRIVDILKEKAEKALSVEGTSYQ from the coding sequence ATGATAGGATTATTATTAGTGCTTCATGGAAGCAAGATAAAAGAGTGGCAAGAAATTGTAATTAATTATGCAGAGGAACTAAAACGACATTTCCCACTGGTAGAGTATGGATTCATAGAAATTAATGAGCCTAAAATTGATGAAGCTGCTAAAAAGTTAGTAGAGAGAGGTGCTGATACAATTGTTGTAGTTCCATTACTGTTTGCTGCTGGTATGCATTTCAAAAGGGATATACCAAATCAACTAAAGGAGACTTCTAATAAAGCTAAGATCATTATAGCAGAACCAATAGGATTCGATAAAAGAATAGTAGATATACTTAAGGAAAAAGCAGAAAAGGCTTTATCAGTAGAGGGAACCAGTTACCAATAG
- the pcn gene encoding proliferating cell nuclear antigen (pcna): MIKNKVMSDKLLIMRIVYDDVRDLKNIVETLTKFIDEGLFEIGQDGIRLVAVDKAHVSLINIELYKELFKEYEVEDEFKFGFNSQYLAKILSIAKRKEEISIESDSPERVKITLGGALNRVFIINNIQVSPPEVPEVNLEFEVKASLSSKAFKTTINEISAVTDTVDIIAVEDKVILKGEGKEGSQIENEFSKDTGAISDMEFKNEAKSPYDVNYLSDILSLTNLSDYTRLAFSTEKPLELEFNMEGGGKVTYLLAPKLS, encoded by the coding sequence ATGATAAAAAATAAAGTTATGTCAGATAAATTGTTAATTATGCGTATAGTTTATGATGACGTAAGAGACTTGAAAAACATAGTAGAGACTTTGACTAAGTTTATAGATGAGGGTTTGTTTGAAATAGGTCAGGACGGCATAAGACTAGTGGCTGTAGACAAAGCGCATGTATCCTTAATTAATATCGAATTGTATAAGGAGCTATTTAAGGAGTATGAAGTAGAAGATGAGTTTAAATTTGGTTTTAACAGTCAGTATCTAGCTAAAATTTTAAGTATCGCCAAAAGAAAAGAGGAAATTTCAATAGAGTCCGATTCTCCTGAAAGGGTTAAAATAACATTAGGCGGTGCCTTAAATAGGGTGTTTATAATAAATAATATTCAGGTATCCCCGCCTGAGGTTCCTGAAGTTAATTTGGAATTTGAAGTTAAAGCCTCATTGTCATCAAAAGCGTTTAAGACTACAATTAACGAGATATCTGCAGTAACAGATACAGTGGATATTATTGCAGTGGAGGATAAAGTTATTTTGAAAGGGGAGGGAAAGGAGGGTAGTCAAATAGAAAATGAATTTAGCAAGGATACTGGAGCTATTTCTGATATGGAGTTTAAGAACGAGGCTAAATCTCCATATGATGTAAATTACCTCAGTGATATTTTATCTTTGACAAATCTTTCAGATTATACTAGGTTAGCATTCTCTACCGAGAAGCCTTTAGAATTGGAATTTAATATGGAAGGAGGAGGGAAAGTTACTTATTTACTTGCACCCAAACTATCTTGA
- the ribC gene encoding riboflavin synthase, translated as MRRKYGVADTTFSRIDMGAIAIKTITKEDPDAEIVRYTVPGIKDLPVAAKRLLDSGCDGVITLGWVGKSMLDKYSYLAASIGLITTQIITSKHVIDVTIHEDEAEDEEQLKNIAIDRVTKHSINLVKLIRDGKNSLTPFAGKGLRQGYGNAGPIED; from the coding sequence ATGAGGAGAAAATACGGCGTAGCAGATACTACATTTTCTAGAATAGATATGGGTGCAATTGCAATTAAAACTATTACAAAGGAAGACCCTGACGCAGAAATAGTGAGATATACGGTACCAGGAATCAAGGATTTACCTGTTGCTGCAAAGAGATTACTTGACAGTGGCTGTGATGGGGTAATTACACTTGGGTGGGTTGGAAAAAGTATGTTAGATAAATATAGTTATTTAGCAGCAAGTATAGGTTTGATAACAACTCAAATAATTACAAGTAAGCACGTAATAGACGTTACAATTCATGAAGATGAAGCAGAGGACGAGGAGCAACTTAAAAATATAGCAATAGACAGAGTAACCAAGCACTCGATAAACTTAGTTAAGTTAATAAGAGATGGTAAAAATTCACTAACACCTTTTGCAGGAAAAGGTTTAAGACAGGGTTATGGAAATGCAGGACCAATCGAAGATTAA
- a CDS encoding amidohydrolase family protein: MENFRINVGAAFLGSEFDYVEKVNVEISDGIISHIGHGYDTNAKDFRNFILFPPLVNSHTHTADYSFPEYGIRQSIKEVVGDPLSQKYTYFKSIDPSIIRKGIENFIIDSQKFGVLAIVDFREQGINGAKLVSELRRRNDIKYIILGRLDFFDTYELNELSKITDGYGLPSISSNSKQELVEIFNAFSTKIRAVHISETLKQYLLDDFRYITESYKPNLLIHATHFKYPDFRELETSVVFCPRSNMWFGVGVPRIVDAINANVNILFGTDNAGLLSPNLWLDLELGLLITRIQEPMSDYSKEILRGATYNAYKQFNLNWGIEEGKEAKFVLISGNTIFNAVNKHIAIIKRASGNLIYDNLGAIQNIS, translated from the coding sequence ATGGAAAATTTTAGAATAAATGTAGGTGCTGCTTTCTTAGGGTCTGAATTTGATTACGTTGAAAAGGTAAACGTTGAAATTTCTGATGGAATAATATCTCACATAGGTCACGGATATGACACTAATGCAAAAGATTTTAGAAATTTCATTCTATTTCCACCATTAGTAAACTCACATACACATACAGCTGATTATTCATTCCCTGAGTACGGTATTAGACAAAGTATTAAGGAAGTCGTAGGTGACCCATTAAGTCAAAAATACACTTATTTTAAGTCAATAGATCCAAGTATTATACGCAAAGGCATAGAGAATTTTATAATAGATTCGCAGAAGTTTGGAGTCTTAGCAATAGTAGATTTTAGAGAACAAGGTATAAATGGTGCCAAATTGGTCAGTGAACTCAGAAGACGAAATGACATTAAGTACATTATCTTAGGAAGATTGGATTTCTTTGATACTTATGAATTGAATGAATTGTCTAAAATTACCGATGGATATGGACTCCCTTCAATTTCCTCAAATAGTAAACAGGAATTAGTTGAAATTTTTAATGCTTTTTCAACCAAAATAAGAGCAGTTCATATTTCTGAGACCTTAAAACAGTATCTTTTGGATGACTTTAGATACATAACTGAATCCTATAAGCCTAATCTCTTAATTCATGCAACTCATTTTAAATATCCTGACTTTCGTGAATTAGAAACGTCCGTAGTATTTTGCCCAAGGAGTAACATGTGGTTTGGTGTGGGAGTTCCTAGAATAGTAGACGCAATAAATGCAAACGTAAATATCCTTTTTGGTACAGATAATGCAGGTCTTCTTTCTCCAAACTTATGGCTAGACCTAGAATTAGGTCTATTAATAACTAGGATTCAAGAACCAATGTCCGATTATTCAAAAGAAATTTTGAGAGGAGCTACATATAATGCGTATAAACAATTTAACTTAAATTGGGGTATAGAAGAAGGAAAAGAAGCTAAGTTTGTACTTATAAGTGGAAATACAATATTTAATGCTGTAAATAAACATATAGCTATTATTAAGAGAGCTTCTGGTAATCTCATCTACGATAATCTGGGTGCTATCCAGAATATAAGCTGA